GAGCCGATTCTCGACACCGGGTGCGCCGTTCGGGATCTTGGAAAAATCGCCTAGACCGAGTTCCTTTTGCTCTTTCATGCAGAACGGGCAATGATCGGTCGAGATCACCTGTAGGTCGTCCATCTTGAGGCCTTTCCACAGCTCGGCACAGTTGTGCTTCTCGCGCAGCGGCGGCGTCATCACGAACTTCGCACCTTCCCAATCGTCACCGTAATCTTCGATCGAATGAAAAAGATACTGTGGGCATGTTTCGGCAAACGCCGCAATGCCGCGGTCGCGCGCCTGTCGCACCTGATTCAGCGCATCGGTACACGAAAGGTGAACGATATAGACCGGCGACTCGGCCATTTCGGCGATCGCGATCGCGCGATGGACACCCTCGGCCTCGGCTATTGTCGGCCTAGTAAGCGCGTGATATTTCGGTGCGGTTCGTCCATCGGCAAGAAAACGCTTGATTATCTCGTTGATGACGACCCCGTTCTCGGCGTGCATGCAGATCAGGCCGCCTCGGTCACCGGCCGCCGACATCGCGCGAAAGATCGTCGCGTCGTCCGCGAGAAAAACCCCGGGATACGCCATAAATAGCTTGAAGCTTGTCACGCCGGAATCCATGACCCGATACATTTCGGCTTCATCGCCGTCTTCGAACTCGGTTGTTATCAAATGAAAGCCGTAATCGATCGTGCATTTTCCGTTCGCTTTTGCATGCCAGTTATCGATACCCTGTGTCAACGACTCGCCTTTGTTCTGCACCGCAAAATCGATGATCGTCGTCGTCCCGCCAAACGCCGCCGCCCGCGTTCCCGTAAAAAAATCATCGCTCGACGAGGTCCCGCCAAACGGCAGCTCCATATGCGTATGCGGATCGATCCCGCCGGGGATCACGAGTTTCCCGGACGCATCGATGACGAGATCGGCTTCCATATCGAGTGACTTCCCTATCGTCGTCACGGTCTCGCCGTCGATGAAAATGTCAGCGTGATAGTCGTCAACCGCTGTGACGACGCGGCCGTTTTTAATTAGTGTTTTCATCGTCTTTGCCTTTTCTGTTAACCCTAGTGGAATGTCGTTGTCCTATTCTAGCGTTGAGTGAAGTGTGGAGACGACGGCTCGTGTATTTCGCGATATTTCATCATTCTCCGAACTGTATAGTATTGTCTATGTAATCGATCACCGGTCGCCAATCGTTCGATTCGGACTCTGGGTATGCATGTGCAAAAGTAAACATACTTACGCCCACAAAGACTCTGGTAACCCTAACAATAATATTCAGTCCTTGAGGTCCCTGGACGTTGAGTTGGATCCTATATGCCGGATGAGACCCAATCCGCTCCCATCGGGACGTTTGAACTTTCGCGTTCGTCGAATATTGTTGTTTCAGACCGTCAATTGCGTAGTTGAGAATCTTTTCAAGATCGGCCGTTGAAGACGTCATGATCTCGTCAGAATTCCCCGGTGAGGTTTGTGCAGCAACTTCCGTTGTTGCAAACGGCATCCGGGGTGCGGACTTAGCCCAAAAAATATTCTGATTTGCCGATGTTATTAACACCGCCGCCATGTCTAGATTACTCTCACCGACCGTCCCTATTACGCGGCCACTTTGTTCCGCTCTGTACCATTCCGCCGGGACTTCTACGCTACCGTTCAATGGAAGGGAAAGCTTAACAAAATCTAGACTTGGTTTTAAAACTTTGGATGTGTCGAGAGTTCGAGAATCTTGTGAAAAATAGAAGTTATTTCTACCTCGCTCACGATATGCCTGAAATTTGCCTAAAAGGCTGCCTAAAAGGCCGCCGCCGATTCCTAACCCAATTACAAGAAGTACCGTTATTCCGATAGCCTTAGATTTCGGGGCAATTACCCCACCGGGCTTTTCGTCCAATGGAACATCCTTCTCATCTTCCTCCAAACCGAATATTGACATGGTTTTGTTTCCTCCTACGGTGCTGGCGCCTTTTTTCTTCGGTGCTTTCTCGACGTGGCTGGCTGAGATCCAGGCGGCGAGTTTGCCGGGGTCGACAGCGTAGTTGTATAAGTTACAGCGAATGTCCCCGACGATTGTGTTTAATGTGACGACTTCTTCTTCCGCGTTAGACCCGACTCTTTCTGAGATTTACGGACGAACCCCATTGCTCCGTAAAGTGGGGTGTCATTGCCGTAGGCGAGGTCGGCGTCGATAAAGATGTCGGCAAAATAGCCGTCCACCGCAGTAACGACACGTCCGTTTTTGATCAGTGTTTTCAATTTCAATTTTGTCCTGTAACGGAGTGAAAGCCAAAAACGTTAACGGTCCCTACTCACTGTTAGGGTCGAGTGCTTCGCGCAGCGCCAATAGTTCTGGTAGAACAAGTTGATCCTTTGGTCGGTTGGCCGCTTGCTTGGCAGCGATCAAAGCATCCAGGGACAGCACCTTGACAACCCGGTCGTAAATTGTAAAATCGACCGACTTTTCTCTCGCCACAGTATAGTCGCCGACACCCGCAACCTCTGCCAACAGATCTATATCGCCGATTGTCGTGCTGAAAGTAAAATTCGTACCGTTTCGAAGCGTGCTTTCGTCGAAGATAAAAGGCAGTTCGTCAGGAATACCTCTCGCACGCGGTTTGAACCGGCCAAGCGCCGCACACAGCTTAACAAGGTTAATATTGGTCCTCGAATAGCAAAGATCGAGATCCTCGGTCACATACGCCGAAGAATGAAGCGTGATGGCTACGCCGCCAATGAGAACGAATTCGACATCATTATCGACGAGTGCCGTAATTGCGTCTTTGAGCTCGATCATTTCTTCAGAAGCCGTGCTTCTCTCGCTTTGTCCAGTTCGACATGAAACCTCATTGCCGATTGAAGGTCATCGATACGCTGTTGCGGAGTCTTTCTAAGTTTCCCGACGATCAGAGTGAGGTCAATGCCAAAGTCCCTCGCCTCAGCGATCTTGCTTCCCGGACGCGGGTTCAGCAGTTTTTCTTCAGGCGTTCTCATACGTACATTTTAACCCAAGACCACATGTTGGAAAGCTTGAAATGATGCCTCGATCAATCTTCCAGCGACTTCCCGCCGATGCTCTCTCAGTCTCCGCTCGGGATCACTTCCGGACTCGCTCAAAAAGCATATCTCTCATTCTTGAACCGCCAACATGTAATTTTTCGATATTACCCTTCGCGTCCCGCGTTACCCAGACGACGAAGCCCTGGGTCGCGAAATGGTCTTTGTAGATCGGCCTGAGCGCAAGACGTGTGATCGGTCGCTGGATGATGAATGCCTTGTCACCGTCGACCGAAAAGGTCAGCGTAGCCTGAGCTTCTTCACTGTACCAATCACCTGCGAAAGTGGCTAGGTCAGCGGCGGATGGCGTCCAGCCGGTTACGAGAGTAAGGCGTGTGACGGAACCGTCTGGGTTGTTAATGACTGCGGTCGCCGGACTGCCGTCGGTGAACTTCATCTTGCGGTCCCCGAGCATGAAAGATCCGTCAGCCACAGGTTTCAATGCCGTGTTGCCAAGCTTTAGTTCGCCTTTATCGAGCGTGATCGGGTTAACGTTCCTAGTGATATCGTTTTTCCAGATGCCCGCGTACTTCTTAAGTCGCCCTTCGGGTACGGGCACGCCCTCCACCTTCGAGGGCTCGGGGAACGGCCCAAAGATCTCGTCGACCACGCTATATACGATCTCGCCCGATGAAGGCGGAAACCCGTTACAAAGAGCGGCCACCGATACTTTCTTCTCAGGGAATCTGGCGAGATATGTCTGATATCCCGCAGTTCCGCCACTATGCGTTACTTCCTTGATTCCCCTGTAGCTGTCAACGACGACACCCAGCGCATAACTGATCTTACGCCCGTCATTCAGGACGGCTTGTGTTTCGAGTGCGTTGACAAACGGCTCGCCGAAGGTCTTCGCGTCGAGAGCGGCGTTCCATTTCAGCCAATCGCCGACGGTCGTCAGCATTCCGCCGTTCCCGACGACGTTCATGAACGGCATGTTCAGCATCCACGGAGCGGTCGGGCCGGCTTTCGAGTACGCCTGAGCACGGCCCGGGACGATGCGTTGATAGTTGTCACGCCAAGAGCTTTTTGTCATGCCCAGCGGCTTGAATATCCGCTCACCGACAAAATCGCCAAACTTCTGCTTCGACACACGCTCGACGATCTCGGCCGCGAGCTGATAGCCGCTATTCGAATAGGAATACTCGGCTCCCGGAACGAAATCAAGATGTTTCTGCCTATAGATAACATCCAGAGCAACCGCCTGGTTTATTACACGGTCACCACGCCCGACACCGGTCAATTGCATTACCGAGCCCCAATCGCGAAGGCCCGCTGTGTGCGTAAGGATGTGCCGGATAGTTATCGGTTTTTCATATTCGGGAAATTCGGGGATGTACTTACGCACAGGATCGTCGATATTAAGTTTCCCGTCCTGCTGCAGCAAAATGAGAGCCGCGGCAGTGAATTGCTTCGCAACGGAACCCGATTCAAAGATCGTCTGCGGCGTGTTCGCGATGCCGTGCTCCAACTCAGCCATCCCAAACGCCTTTTCAAAAACGCTCTCACCGTTAAGCGAAACGCCAACCGCACAGCCCGGAGCCGGCATCGGATTGGTCTTTGCGGCCTTGTCAAAGGCCCGCTCCGCTCCGGCGATGACCTTTGCTCTGTCAGGTACCTGTGCATACAGACCCAAACTAAACACCAGTATAAAGACGAAAGTTATCGACTGTTTCATAAGCTAATCCTCTGAAATACGCTTCCGCATCTTTGAAATGCTCGCCGAATATCCGATCTTTTCATACGCCCGAATCGCTGAGACATTGTCCACATAGACCTCAAGTCTCATCTCGGTCACGCCGTTTGAAACCGACCATCGTTCAAGTTCCTTGATGATCTTTTGGTTCACACCTTTGCCGCGATGTTCTGGAACGGTGAACATGAAGCCCATGTACGCGTGTTGTTCATGATCCAGATACGGTTTCGAATCCTCGATGCGAGCATAACCCGAGCCAACGACCTGACCATCAAACTCGGCCACCACTACCCGAATGTGCGGTGCCGCGAGCATTGCCGCCATATCGTAATAACGGATGCTCTCTGGCTTCAGAGTCTCATCAAATGGCCGCTCGGCCTCGATCACTCCCTGTTCAAAGTCAAGGAGTATTTCCAGATCGGCAACTTCGGCTGTTCTGACCGTTACGTCCATAAGTTCACGGATCCTTTCTTGTCGCACGAACAAAAGGCATATCTCGCATGCGGCCTTCGCCTATATGCATCCTCACAACCTTTCCCGACGGATCGCGGTCAAACCATACGATCTGGCCCGAACCAGCAAAGCAGTCCTTGTATAACGGCCTTAGCGCTATTCGCGGCGAATTTTTGATCGACAAAAACGCGTTTGAGCCCTCGGCCTCGAACCTGACAGTTGCTTCGGCATCGTCGCTGTACCAGTCGCCGGCGAATCCGGCCAGATCAGCCGCCGACGGCTGCCACTCGGCTTCTGCGGTGAAGCGGATGCTGTCGCCGTTGGTTATCGCGTCGAAAGAGACCGGTTTTCCAGCGCTATCGTTGATGAAGACGATCTTATTCGAACCGATCATCATTGATCCGTCGGGCATCGCACGCACAGGCGTAGCACCCGCGCGCAATTCGCCATTGTTCAGGGTAAATCGCGTTGCTGTCTTATTCCGTTCGTTCTTCCAGAGCCCGACATATCTCTCAGGCTGCTGGATCGGCAGGTTTTCTGCACTGGCGGCGGCCGGAGGTTCGGGAAAGGGGCCGAGGATCTCGTCAGCGATGCTGTTCGCAAGGGCCGTCGAATCCGGCGCTGTTCCATTGCACAGCACCGCGATCGAGAGCTTTTTATCGGGAAAACGCGCAAGAAAAGTCCTGTAACCTGCCGTCCCTCCGCTGTGAGCGACTTGTTTGTTGCCTTTATACGAATTGATACCAAGGCCGAGCGCGTAGCTGATCTTTTGTCCGTTGTTCAGAACGCCCTGCGTTTCAAGCGAATCGGCGAGCGAAGCGTTCCACGTTTTTGCATCGAGCATCGCATTCCATTTAAGCCAATCACCGATGGTCGTCAGCATTCCGCCGCCGCCGTGGGCGGTCATCATCGGCATGCTCAGTCGCCAAGGGCCATCACCACTCTTTGCATAGGCCTGTGCCCGGCCGGGTACGATCCGTTGAAAATCGTCGCGGTAACCGGTGCTCTTCATTCCGACCGGCTTCAAAATACGCTCAGTGACGAACTCGGGTAATTTTTGCTTGGAAACACGCTCGACGATCATCGCCGCCAGCTGATAGCCGCTGTTCGAATACGAATACTCGGCCCCGGGCATAAAATCCAGCCCCTTTTGCCGCACCACCGTATCAAAGATCATCTGCTGCGTGACTATATGCTGGCCCGCGCCTTCCCCGCTCAACGCCCTCACCGCAAACCAATCCCGCAGCCCTGCTGTGTGATTGAGCAGATGCCGGATGGTAAGGGGAGCTCCGTAGTCCGGCAGTTCAGGGACATATTTCCTGACAGGATCGTCGATACTCAGCTTCCCGTCCTGCTGCAGCAGAACAAGAGCCGCCGCGGTGAACTGCTTCGCAACAGAGCCCGATTCGAAAATGGTCTGTGGGGTATTTGCAATACTGTGCTCCATTTCAGCCAGCCCAAACGCCTTTTCGAAAACGGATTCTCCATTCAGCGAAACCCCGACCGCGCAGCCCGGAGCAGGCATCACGACCGACTTTGCGACCTTTTCAAATGCTCGTTCAGCGGCTGATGTGACCTTGTCTTTTTCGAGTAGCTGGCCAAACCCGGTGCCTGCAACCAGCAAGATCACTGCCGCGATCGTTTTACCAAAGAAATACCTCATAAATTCACCTGGACAAGTAGATCCGATCAATCTTGTTATTCCGGCTGGAGTTCAAAATGGCCGATCCTTCCCTGTTGATCACGACCAAGTTCCAGTACTACGGTCATGCTCTGAAACTCGACGTTATACCGATAGAGCATTTCATCGCCCATATCGGTCTTTTCGAGAAGTTCAAATTTTAGTATCCCGCCAAGCGTTTTGAGGTGAGCGATCAGACGATCATTCGGATCGGAAAGGGCTTGACGCACACGGGGCGTAAATCGCTTCTCATCGACCTTTCCCTTGAGAACATCCTCGAGCGCTCGGCGCATATCAGCTGTGAATGCAGGTTCTGCGTCCGCGATCGGCTTAGGCTTTAGCTGCGGGTCGATGACCTCCGCAACACCGTTGGCCAAACGGGCCGGGTTCGTGTTGGACGAGTTGGCGAACGCGATGACCGTCAACTTTGCCGACGGGTACCTCGCGATAAAAGACTTGAATCCCTGCCAGGCACCGCCATGCTCGATCACGCCCTGACCATTGACAGTCCGAAGTGCCCAACCAAATCCGTAACGCTCTTTCTTGCCATTATTTAGACGAACAGGCGTCCACATTTGTTTGTATGATCGCTCACTGAGAAGTTTGCGCTCTGCCAGGCACGCTTCCCACTTGATCATGTCAAGTACAGAAAGATATAGTGCGCCGTCGGCAGTGGTGTTGAGCGCCGGCGACACCCACGCTTGATTTTTGACCTCGCCATTTCTGAGTTCGTACCCTGCAGCCCGATTTGCAACGATATCGTATTCGCTGATAACGCGAGCCGTTGTCATCCCGAGCGGCTTGAAAACGCGCTCCGCGAGGAAATCGCCATAAAACTTACCCGAGACTTTTCTGATCAGAATTCCCAGCGTTACGAATCCAAAATTGCTGTATTGCCACTTTTCACCGGGAGCAAAGCCTAAGGGGGTTTCCTTGATGATCTTAAGGAGGTCGTCCTCAGTGTAGTCTTTGCGGAAATCGAATTTCTGCGGATAGTCTCCCATTCCGCTAGTATGCGTCAGCAGATTTCGGACAGTGATGTTCGCCCAACTTGGCGGCACCTCACCAAGGTATTTGCCGATCTTCTCATCGAGGCCTATCTTTCCTTCGTCGACCAAAAGCATCACGGCAAAGGCAGTAAACTGTTTGCCGACCGAGCCCGACTGAAAGATCGTCTCGGGCTTGACCGGGACATTATGCTCAACATTTGCGAGACCATAGCCCTTTACGATCATCGGCTTGCCGTCCTTTATCACGGCCAGAGAAACGCCCGGGATCTTTTCGCGTTCCATTTGCTGCTTTACAAACTCGTCGACGTCTGTTTCGGACTGCGCGGCGATGGTCAGCACTTGTGAAAAAACGAATACTGCGGTCAGTACGTATCTCATCATATGAATTTCTTTGAATTTCTATCGCAGATCACGCTGCGGGATACTTCGCCATCCCCGACTCCCATGCGCCAAATTCGCGTCTCGCGTCGTTGAGGATCCCCGGGTGCTTCAGTTTAAAGTCCGATTGCTCGCGTTCGTCGACCGACAGATCATACAAATATTCATTCTTTGCATCGCGGATATATTTCCATTTACCGTTGAGCATTCCGCCTTGTGATTTTGTTCGCCAAAAAAATCTCCGGTCGTGGTTCGGCACTGTTCCGCGGAGCACTGGTAAAAGATCCTCGCCATCCAACGGAAAATTAGCATCGGGCCGCGATCCTGCCGCCGCGATCATCGTAGCCGTCCAATCCATCGTGATAACTGGCTGATCGGAAACAGTGCCCCGGTTCGTTACGCCCGGCCATCGAACTATCGCCGGAACACGAATACCTCCTTCGTATAGTTCCATTTTCTGACCGCGAAATGGCCAATTGAACGAAAATCGTTCGCCGCCGTTGTCGCTCGTGAAGATCACAAGCGTATTCTTTTCAAGGCCGGTCGATCTGAGGGCGCTCAAGACTCGCCCGATCCCAGAATCGAGAGACCTCATCATTTCTCCATAGATCTTGAGAGAACCGCCAGCACGAAATCCGGCCGAGCTATAGTCAATCGTGTCACTAAATGCACGGTCGTTCGGGCCTTCCCACGGCCAATGTGGGGCGGTGTAATGAAGGCTCAGATAAAATGGATCCTTGCGGGGTCTTTTGAGATAATCGACGGCTCGATCTGAAAGCAGATCGGTCATATACCCCACTTTCTCGACAGGTGTCCTTCCTTCATAAAGGTCCAATTCGGCCTTCATGTCCTTGTGGGTAAAATGATCGACGGCGCCGCTCATGATCCCGAAAAACTCATCAAACCCGTAATGGAGCGGCCCGAAATCCGGCCAATAGCCAAGATGCCATTTGCCGATAAGGGCCGTTTCGTAACCCGCTTCCTTAATTAGCGACGAGACTGTCGGATGAGATCGAGGGATACCTGTGGTTTTGATTCGATCGCCGATAGCACTTCGTTCATGTATCGGCTCTTCCAGACCGACGGGCAAGCGTGCCGGATAGCGGCCGGTATGAAATCCCACACGGGTCGGTGTGCAGACGGGTGCGGCCGAATAGGCTTTCGTAAACCGAGTTCCCTGTCGGGCAAGCCGATCGAGATTAGGCGTCTGGTAGTCGGGGCGCCCATAGCAACTCAGATCTCCCCAGCCCATATCATCGGCAAGAATAAAAAGAATGTTCGGTCGACTAGCCGCCTCTGAACGGGACGCCGCAAGAGATCCTGCAACGGCGATCCCCGCAGCACCAGCAATAAACTGTCGCCGATCCACTTTCATCATTATAGTTGTCAACAAAGAGCCAATCCCGCATCTAAAGCCTCGATCAGCCGATCTACAGTGTCCGTCGTCGTATTGAGCATCATCCCGGTTCGGATAACGTTGCCGTAGAGGCCGCCTTTGCCGATCAGAACGCCTTGTCGCTTTGTTTCTTCAAATACGCGCAAAACAGCTTCGGGGTTTGGTTCTTTTGTATTTCTGTCTTTTACGAGTTCGATGCCCTGCATCAGCCCCATTCCGCGAACATCGCCGACGCATGCGTATTTTTCCTTCAGTTTCAGCAACTCGTTGTGGAAATGATCGCCGACGATGCGTGCGTTTGTCCGCAGGTCGTCCTCTTCGATCACGTTGATCACCGCAAGGGCGGCGGCGGACGAGACCGGGTTGCCGCCGAAGGTTGAAAAGGTCAGGCCGGGAAAAGCGTCAGCGACTTCCGGTGTTGCGATCGTCCAACCGATCGGCACTCCGTTGCCCATTCCTTTGGCCGATGTGATGATGTCCGGCTCGACGCCCCAATGCTCGATCCCGAACCATCGGTCGCCCGTGCGTCCCCAGGCCGCCTGGACTTCGTCCGAAATGAACAGGCCACCGTGACGCCTGGCGATCTCGGCGACACGCGGGAAATACTCCTTCGGCGGGATGATAAATCCACCCACGCCGAGTATCGTTTCGGCCATGAAGGCGGCAATGCTCCCGGTCGTTGTCGTATTGATAATGTCCTCGACGTCGTCGGCACAAGCGACCCCACACGACGGATACTCAAGTTTGAACGGGCAACGATAACAATAGGGTGCAGCGGCGTGAACGATTCCCGCAACCTGCGACGCGATCGGTTTCCACGTTTTATGCCCGATCGTGGAGAGTGCCGTCGCCGAGCGCCCTGCATAGCTATGCCGAAGTACGATGATCTCGTTGTTGCCGGTCGCGATCTTTGCGGCGAGAATGGCGGTATCGTCGGCCTCGGTGCCGCTGTTTGTAAAGAACGACTTTTTCAAACGCCCCGGCGAGATCTCTGCGAGCTTTTCTGCCAGGTCGCTCTGCGGCTGGTTTGCGTAGAGTGTAGATGTATGTGCGATCTTATCGACCTGTTCTTTCCACGCCGCGTTGACCCTCGGATTTGCATGACCAATGCTTACGGTGAGCACTCCTCCAAAACAATCAAGGTATTTGTTTCCCTGGTCATCCCAGACGTATTCGCCCTCGCCTTTCACCAATGCGATCGGCTCTTGGTAATAGTTGGCGACGGCCGGAAAAAGAAATTCCTTGTGCTTACGGACGGCATCAGACACCGTCGATCGTGTTTCTTGTGGTTCCATTTCAATAAAGGTTTCCTTCGCGTTTGCGGCCGGTGTAATCGACGTAAACTACCTTAAGTTCGGTGTAAAAATCGAGCGACGTCGAGCCCTGTTCGCGTGCACCGAGTCCGGTGTGCTTGACGCCGCCAAACGGAATATGTGCCTCGCCGCCCGTGGTCGGTGAGTTTATATGGGTCATGCCGGTCTCGATCTCATCAATAAAGCGGTACGTCGAATTTACATCGTTCGTGAAGACAGACGACGACAAGCCATATTCACTGTCGTTCGCCACCGCCATTGCCTCGTCAAAGTCCTTCACACGAATTACCGAAAGGACAGGGCCGAATATCTCTTCCTGCGCGATACGCATATCGGTGGTCACGCGGTCGAAAACGGTCGGCTCGACGAACCAGCCGTTTTCGAGCCCGTCACCCTCGGCACGGCGCCCGCCGCACACCAATTCGGCTCCGTCCTCGCGGCCTATATCGATGTATTTTAACACGGTGGTGAATTGGCTTTCGTCGACCGAGGGTCCGATATCCGTGTTCGGATCGTCGCCCGGCCCAAGGCGGAAACTCTTCGCACGTTCGACTATTTTCGAGACGAACTCATCCGCGACCTTGTCGATCACGATCGCCCGCGACGTAGCCGTGCAGCGTTGCCCGGTCGAGCCGAAAGCACCTTGTGCAGTCGATTCGACCGCGAGAGCAATATCGCAATCTTCGAGGACGACGACCGGGTTCTTGCCGCCCATTTCGGCCTGTACCTTCACGCCCCTCGGCGCGACCTGAGCGTACAATTTCAGACCGGTCTCGGTCGATCCGGTGAACGAGATCGCCTTGACGGCAGGATGGCAGACGATCTCATCACCCGCTTCGCCCCCGGAACCGAGGACAAGATTCAAGACGCCCGGCGGCAGTCCGGCTTCGTTGAAAACTTCCGTTAACAAAACCGCGGTCATCGGCGTAAGAGTCGCCGGCTTGAAAACAACAGTGTTCCCTGCGACCAACGCGGGAGCGATCTTCCACGCCGGGATCGCGACCGGAAAATTCCACGGAGTGATCGCAGCAACGACACCATGCGGTTCCCTGATCGTATATGCAAAATTAGCGGGCAGTTCTGAGGGGATCGTCTCACCGACCATTCTTCGCGACTCGCCTGCACAAAACTCGACGACGTTAATCGCGCGTGTCAGTTCGCCGCGGGCCTCGGCCAACGTTTTCCCTTCTTCGCGTGTGATCGCGGCGGCAAGCTCTTCCTTGCGTTCTTCCATTAATCGCGCTGCCCGAGCAACGATCCGTCCGCGTGCCGGTGCCGGAGTGCGTTTCCACGATCTGAATGCAGCATGGGCGGCTTCGACCGCACTTCGAGCCTCTTCACGCGACGCGAGTTCGATGGTACCGATAACATCATCGGTATGCGCCGGATCGATGTTAAGCGATGTTCTGCCCGAAGCTGAGTTGAGCCATGCACCGTTGATGTAGCTGCGGAATATAGTCATAAATTGCTGCAATAATTGAGGGTTAAACAATTAGAATCGTGCGGTTTATAGTGATAATCTTATACACGCAATGAACGCGGAAAGCAACAAAAACCTATGTCAGCTTTTGGAGGAAAGGGCGGGTTTCGCGCCCGATAAAGCGTTTTTGTTCTCAGAGGCCGATGAACGCGTCTGGTCGTATGCCGAGTTTGTCAAAGATGTGAACCGCACAGCTAACATGTTGAGTTCGCACGGAATCGGCAAAGGAGATGTCGTCAGCCTGCTGCTTCCAAATTCGGCGGAATACGTCATTGCATATTTCGCCTTCTGGAAGATCGGAGCACTGGCAGGGCCCGTGAATTCGCTGCTAAAACCAGAAGAGGTCGAATGGATCGTGACAAATTCCGAGGCAAAGCTAATGCTTGTCAGCTCAGATCTTGTCGCGAGCATCCCCTCGCAATTCCGCGGTGATCGCCGAAACAATGGCCGAGACCGGTTCGTGATGTTCGACGAAATAAATGCCGCCACCGAGGGTTTCAGCGGTGAGATCGGGACGACCGATCTTGGGCCCGATGACGAGGCGATAATCATCTACACCTCGGGAACTACCGGAAAGCCGAAAGGATGTCTGCTGACGCACGGTAATCTGATAGCGAACGCTCGGCAGATCTCGGGATGGATGGGTTTCGGCCCCGATGACAGACTGCTTTCCGTGATGCCTCTTTTTCACATGAACGCGGTCTC
The DNA window shown above is from Chloracidobacterium sp. and carries:
- a CDS encoding aldehyde dehydrogenase family protein, whose protein sequence is MTIFRSYINGAWLNSASGRTSLNIDPAHTDDVIGTIELASREEARSAVEAAHAAFRSWKRTPAPARGRIVARAARLMEERKEELAAAITREEGKTLAEARGELTRAINVVEFCAGESRRMVGETIPSELPANFAYTIREPHGVVAAITPWNFPVAIPAWKIAPALVAGNTVVFKPATLTPMTAVLLTEVFNEAGLPPGVLNLVLGSGGEAGDEIVCHPAVKAISFTGSTETGLKLYAQVAPRGVKVQAEMGGKNPVVVLEDCDIALAVESTAQGAFGSTGQRCTATSRAIVIDKVADEFVSKIVERAKSFRLGPGDDPNTDIGPSVDESQFTTVLKYIDIGREDGAELVCGGRRAEGDGLENGWFVEPTVFDRVTTDMRIAQEEIFGPVLSVIRVKDFDEAMAVANDSEYGLSSSVFTNDVNSTYRFIDEIETGMTHINSPTTGGEAHIPFGGVKHTGLGAREQGSTSLDFYTELKVVYVDYTGRKREGNLY
- a CDS encoding aspartate aminotransferase family protein; amino-acid sequence: MEPQETRSTVSDAVRKHKEFLFPAVANYYQEPIALVKGEGEYVWDDQGNKYLDCFGGVLTVSIGHANPRVNAAWKEQVDKIAHTSTLYANQPQSDLAEKLAEISPGRLKKSFFTNSGTEADDTAILAAKIATGNNEIIVLRHSYAGRSATALSTIGHKTWKPIASQVAGIVHAAAPYCYRCPFKLEYPSCGVACADDVEDIINTTTTGSIAAFMAETILGVGGFIIPPKEYFPRVAEIARRHGGLFISDEVQAAWGRTGDRWFGIEHWGVEPDIITSAKGMGNGVPIGWTIATPEVADAFPGLTFSTFGGNPVSSAAALAVINVIEEDDLRTNARIVGDHFHNELLKLKEKYACVGDVRGMGLMQGIELVKDRNTKEPNPEAVLRVFEETKRQGVLIGKGGLYGNVIRTGMMLNTTTDTVDRLIEALDAGLALC